Proteins encoded in a region of the Magallana gigas chromosome 8, xbMagGiga1.1, whole genome shotgun sequence genome:
- the LOC105325642 gene encoding HSPB1-associated protein 1 homolog isoform X1 — MERNSSRSVADLIMSPNCPPLVLHGLIDHWNARRWSIELLSHQVKGKLSCKLSPKTHQNLWETQCIHEFISLEEFAAWGKSNEEKSSPLNKYKSEDFSCYVDYKYMKDIASDKILKDVDWGVFGFPDRDGKESTIWIGSEGCYTNCHYDTYGFNLVAQIQGRKQWILFPPWETSYLYPTRIPYEESSVFSEVNVKNPDLQQHPQFQKARPYTVILEPGQVLYVPRHWWHFVESLEDSISVNTWIEMTEDFESRVSEAVTRCLISPLLGARDELSDEETESDSWINPGEEILSPDANLQLLQLAISLRRHKTEEQKSSRKMFCEAVKNLPIRDQNRLMKRKRKHSHEDVGNEYRKEPKVLSMETGVVDKHGKKDNSREEDSDEQFKSSRDLQCKTDMDGPYIVVVQSEVKDESDDNLKSDKKSFTSDNRKECEQSLESDSSSKLDKNLVKTDSRSTQDISQTSSLLEASDNRSELFRKLVKSVTHPNVIQKIIKELHR, encoded by the exons ATGGAGAGAAACAGCAGTAGATCTGTCGCAGACTTAATCATGTCTCCAAATTGTCCGCCACTAGTGCTGCACGGCCTGATAGATCATTGGAATGCCAGACGATGGAGTATTGAACTTTTATCCCATCAAGTCAAGGGGAAACTATCCTGTAAACTTTCTCCAAAGACACACCAGA ATCTCTGGGAAACACAGTGTATCCATGAGTTTATTTCACTGGAAGAATTTGCTGCATGGGGAAAATCAAATGAAGAGAAATCGAGtcctttaaataaatataaatcagagGACTTTTCTTGTTATGTAGACTACAAATATATGAAAGATATTGCATCAGATAAAATTCTTAAG GATGTGGATTGGGGAGTGTTCGGATTTCCAGACAGGGATGGAAAGGAAAGTACTATCTGGATTGGGTCAGAAGGTTGTTATACAAACTGCCACTATGACACGTATGGATTCAATCTTGTAGCACAAATCCAGGGGAG AAAGCAATGGATTTTGTTTCCACCCTGGGAAACTTCCTATTTGTATCCTACAAGAATTCCCTATGAAGAATCGAGTGTATTTAGTGAAGTTAATGTAAAAAACCCAGATCTTCAACAACATCCACAATTTCAG AAAGCCCGCCCATACACAGTGATACTGGAGCCCGGGCAAGTCCTGTATGTTCCACGTCACTGGTGGCACTTTGTGGAGAGTCTAGAGGATTCCATTAGTGTTAATACATGGATAGAAATG ACAGAAGACTTTGAGAGCAGGGTATCGGAAGCCGTTACAAGGTGTCTTATTTCTCCACTATTAGGGGCCAGGGACGAACTGAGTGATGAGGAAACAGAAAGTGATTCTTGGATAAATCCAGGAGAG GAAATTTTGTCCCCTGATGCAAATCTTCAACTCCTCCAATTAGCCATTTCCTTAAGACGTCACAAAACAGAAGAACAGAAAAGTTCTCGAAAAATGTTTTGTGAAGCTGTAAAGAATCTTCCAATTAGAGACCAAAATAGATTGATGAAAAGGAAGAGGAAGCATAGTCATGAAGATGTTGGAAATGAGTATAGAAAAGAACCAAAAGTTTTGAGCATGGAAACAGGAGTGGTTGATAAACATggtaagaaagataactccagggAAGAAGATTCAGACGAACAGTTCAAGAGTTCAAGAGACTTGCAATGTAAAACTGACATGGACGGTCCATATATCGTAGTCGTACAAAGTGAAGTGAAAGATGAAAGTGACGACAATTTAAAGTCCGATAAGAAATCATTTACTAGTGATAACAGGAAGGAATGTGAACAGAGTCTGGAAAGTGATAGCAGCAGTAAACTAGACAAGAATTTGGTGAAGACAGATTCTAGAAGTACTCAAGATATTAGCCAAACAAGCTCTTTATTAGAAGCGAGTGATAATAGAAGTGAATTATTTAGGAAGTTGGTCAAAAGTGTAACACATCCGAATGTTATTCAGAAGATAATAAAGGAATTACACCGTTAA
- the LOC105325642 gene encoding HSPB1-associated protein 1 homolog isoform X2: MKDIASDKILKDVDWGVFGFPDRDGKESTIWIGSEGCYTNCHYDTYGFNLVAQIQGRKQWILFPPWETSYLYPTRIPYEESSVFSEVNVKNPDLQQHPQFQKARPYTVILEPGQVLYVPRHWWHFVESLEDSISVNTWIEMTEDFESRVSEAVTRCLISPLLGARDELSDEETESDSWINPGEEILSPDANLQLLQLAISLRRHKTEEQKSSRKMFCEAVKNLPIRDQNRLMKRKRKHSHEDVGNEYRKEPKVLSMETGVVDKHGKKDNSREEDSDEQFKSSRDLQCKTDMDGPYIVVVQSEVKDESDDNLKSDKKSFTSDNRKECEQSLESDSSSKLDKNLVKTDSRSTQDISQTSSLLEASDNRSELFRKLVKSVTHPNVIQKIIKELHR; encoded by the exons ATGAAAGATATTGCATCAGATAAAATTCTTAAG GATGTGGATTGGGGAGTGTTCGGATTTCCAGACAGGGATGGAAAGGAAAGTACTATCTGGATTGGGTCAGAAGGTTGTTATACAAACTGCCACTATGACACGTATGGATTCAATCTTGTAGCACAAATCCAGGGGAG AAAGCAATGGATTTTGTTTCCACCCTGGGAAACTTCCTATTTGTATCCTACAAGAATTCCCTATGAAGAATCGAGTGTATTTAGTGAAGTTAATGTAAAAAACCCAGATCTTCAACAACATCCACAATTTCAG AAAGCCCGCCCATACACAGTGATACTGGAGCCCGGGCAAGTCCTGTATGTTCCACGTCACTGGTGGCACTTTGTGGAGAGTCTAGAGGATTCCATTAGTGTTAATACATGGATAGAAATG ACAGAAGACTTTGAGAGCAGGGTATCGGAAGCCGTTACAAGGTGTCTTATTTCTCCACTATTAGGGGCCAGGGACGAACTGAGTGATGAGGAAACAGAAAGTGATTCTTGGATAAATCCAGGAGAG GAAATTTTGTCCCCTGATGCAAATCTTCAACTCCTCCAATTAGCCATTTCCTTAAGACGTCACAAAACAGAAGAACAGAAAAGTTCTCGAAAAATGTTTTGTGAAGCTGTAAAGAATCTTCCAATTAGAGACCAAAATAGATTGATGAAAAGGAAGAGGAAGCATAGTCATGAAGATGTTGGAAATGAGTATAGAAAAGAACCAAAAGTTTTGAGCATGGAAACAGGAGTGGTTGATAAACATggtaagaaagataactccagggAAGAAGATTCAGACGAACAGTTCAAGAGTTCAAGAGACTTGCAATGTAAAACTGACATGGACGGTCCATATATCGTAGTCGTACAAAGTGAAGTGAAAGATGAAAGTGACGACAATTTAAAGTCCGATAAGAAATCATTTACTAGTGATAACAGGAAGGAATGTGAACAGAGTCTGGAAAGTGATAGCAGCAGTAAACTAGACAAGAATTTGGTGAAGACAGATTCTAGAAGTACTCAAGATATTAGCCAAACAAGCTCTTTATTAGAAGCGAGTGATAATAGAAGTGAATTATTTAGGAAGTTGGTCAAAAGTGTAACACATCCGAATGTTATTCAGAAGATAATAAAGGAATTACACCGTTAA